The Cellulophaga sp. L1A9 genome window below encodes:
- a CDS encoding metal ABC transporter solute-binding protein, Zn/Mn family: protein MKKYLIITLCTLAIISCKSDKKDNGKINVVTTTSMITDLVKNIGGDYINLQGLMGSGVDPHLYKASEGDVSKLSEADIIFYNGLHLEGKLVEVFEKMAHQNKKTIALSDALDKNTLIGSEFFASNYDPHIWFNVDYWKEATKYVVKQLSEAVPEHQAVFKTNGEAYLNKLEALKTKLNKTIQTLPEDKRVLVTAHDAFNYFGKSFGFEVVGLQGISTATEAGVQDVQKMSDFIIDQKVKAIFIESSVPRRTIEAVKAAVNAKNHDVEIGGSLYSDALGNPGTAEGTYIGMFEYNVNTIVNALK from the coding sequence AATCAGATAAGAAAGACAACGGAAAAATAAATGTCGTTACTACCACCTCTATGATCACAGATTTGGTTAAAAATATTGGCGGAGACTATATCAACCTCCAAGGCCTAATGGGCAGCGGCGTAGATCCGCACCTCTATAAAGCTAGTGAGGGCGATGTTTCTAAACTATCAGAAGCAGATATCATTTTTTATAACGGCCTACATTTAGAAGGCAAGCTGGTAGAAGTTTTTGAGAAAATGGCGCATCAGAATAAAAAAACCATCGCCCTATCAGATGCACTAGACAAAAACACCTTAATTGGTTCAGAATTCTTTGCCTCTAATTATGACCCCCATATTTGGTTCAATGTAGATTACTGGAAAGAAGCAACCAAGTATGTCGTGAAGCAATTATCTGAAGCGGTTCCAGAACACCAAGCTGTTTTTAAAACCAACGGTGAAGCGTATTTAAATAAGCTAGAAGCCCTGAAAACAAAACTGAATAAAACCATCCAAACCCTACCAGAAGACAAACGTGTGCTCGTTACGGCTCATGATGCTTTTAATTATTTCGGAAAGTCCTTTGGCTTTGAAGTGGTGGGACTACAAGGAATTTCAACAGCTACGGAAGCTGGTGTTCAGGACGTTCAAAAAATGTCAGATTTTATTATTGACCAAAAAGTAAAAGCTATCTTTATAGAAAGTTCGGTACCTAGACGTACCATTGAGGCGGTAAAAGCTGCGGTAAATGCTAAAAACCACGATGTGGAAATTGGCGGTTCATTATATTCAGATGCCTTAGGGAATCCGGGTACGGCAGAAGGCACCTACATTGGTATGTTCGAGTATAATGTGAATACCATCGTAAACGCTTTAAAATAA
- a CDS encoding metal ABC transporter ATP-binding protein: MTNIAVKVDDLTVAYNYKPVLWDIDLEIPEGVLMAIVGPNGAGKSTLIKSILGILKPLAGSVTIYGKPYNKQRSLVAYVPQKGSVDWDFPTTALDVVMMGTYGSLGWIKRPGQKEKKLALEALEKVGMLAFQSRQINQLSGGQQQRIFLARALVQDAAIYFMDEPFQGVDATTEIAIINILKELRKANKTVIVVHHDLQTVPEYFDWVTFLNVKKIATGPVKDIFNDDNLTKTYGINFKVSVQE, encoded by the coding sequence ATGACAAATATAGCCGTAAAAGTTGATGATTTAACGGTAGCCTACAACTACAAACCTGTACTTTGGGATATCGATTTAGAGATTCCAGAAGGAGTGCTTATGGCCATTGTTGGGCCTAACGGTGCAGGTAAATCTACCTTAATAAAATCTATTTTAGGAATCTTAAAACCTTTAGCAGGGAGTGTTACCATCTATGGCAAACCCTATAATAAGCAACGGTCTCTAGTAGCCTATGTACCTCAAAAAGGAAGTGTGGATTGGGATTTTCCTACCACCGCATTAGATGTGGTTATGATGGGTACCTATGGCAGTTTAGGGTGGATTAAACGTCCTGGACAAAAAGAAAAAAAATTGGCATTAGAAGCTTTAGAAAAAGTAGGGATGCTTGCTTTTCAAAGCCGACAAATCAATCAGCTTTCTGGCGGACAACAACAACGTATTTTTCTAGCACGCGCCTTAGTACAAGATGCTGCCATCTATTTCATGGATGAACCCTTTCAAGGGGTAGATGCTACTACAGAAATTGCCATTATCAATATTCTTAAAGAATTACGTAAAGCCAATAAAACAGTAATTGTAGTACATCACGATCTGCAAACCGTACCCGAATATTTTGATTGGGTGACCTTTTTAAACGTAAAGAAAATTGCTACTGGCCCCGTAAAAGATATTTTCAATGATGATAACTTGACCAAAACCTATGGCATTAATTTTAAAGTTAGTGTGCAAGAATAG
- a CDS encoding metal ABC transporter permease: protein MDPLEYIELVFTDYTLRTITLGTAILGAVCGMLGSFAVLRKQSLLGDAISHAALPGIAIAFLITGTKDSSVLLIGALVSGLIGTFWIRGITSKTHLKSDTALGLILSLFFGFGMLLLTFIQKQPNANQAGLDKYLFGQAATLVESDVWLMAIVTGICLIILLLFWKEFKILLFDADYTKTLGFNTKFIDILITTFIVLAIVLGLQTVGVILMSAMLLAPAAAARQWTNSLSFMVVLAAIFGAFAGVFGTAISASQSNLSTGPVIVIVAGVFVIFSFIFSPSRGLLFKQIRLIKNRRDLELHKTLAFMYHIAETHENISHPHAIKILNNFQGYTTKTLKELVQKNYVTIKGNMWSLTKEGFTVASNLYNQQNTKDE from the coding sequence ATAGATCCTTTAGAATACATAGAACTTGTTTTTACAGACTATACACTCCGAACCATTACGTTAGGGACTGCCATTTTAGGAGCGGTTTGTGGCATGCTCGGTAGTTTTGCAGTTCTTAGAAAGCAAAGTCTTCTTGGCGATGCTATCTCACATGCCGCATTGCCTGGTATTGCCATTGCATTTCTAATTACAGGAACAAAAGACAGTAGCGTTTTATTAATTGGAGCATTAGTAAGCGGACTCATAGGTACGTTTTGGATTCGTGGTATTACCTCCAAAACACATTTAAAATCAGACACCGCATTGGGCTTAATATTATCCCTCTTTTTCGGGTTTGGAATGTTGCTCCTTACTTTTATTCAAAAGCAACCCAATGCCAACCAAGCAGGTTTAGATAAATACCTTTTTGGACAAGCTGCAACACTCGTAGAAAGTGATGTTTGGCTTATGGCTATCGTAACCGGTATTTGCCTAATCATTTTACTACTTTTCTGGAAAGAATTTAAAATCCTTTTATTTGATGCCGACTATACCAAAACCCTTGGTTTCAATACAAAATTTATAGATATCTTAATTACCACCTTTATTGTGCTGGCTATTGTATTAGGGTTGCAAACCGTAGGTGTTATACTAATGAGCGCAATGCTCCTTGCTCCCGCTGCTGCAGCAAGGCAGTGGACCAATAGTTTAAGTTTTATGGTCGTATTAGCGGCTATCTTTGGTGCTTTTGCAGGTGTTTTTGGTACCGCAATTAGTGCCAGCCAAAGCAACCTTTCTACCGGACCTGTCATTGTTATTGTAGCAGGAGTTTTTGTAATATTTTCTTTTATATTTTCTCCCAGTCGTGGTTTACTATTTAAGCAGATAAGACTTATTAAAAACAGACGAGATTTAGAGCTACATAAGACCTTAGCTTTTATGTATCACATTGCAGAAACGCATGAGAACATTTCACATCCACATGCCATTAAAATATTAAATAATTTTCAAGGATATACTACGAAAACCCTAAAGGAATTAGTACAAAAAAATTATGTAACCATTAAAGGAAACATGTGGAGTTTAACCAAGGAAGGGTTTACTGTAGCTTCTAATTTGTATAACCAACAAAATACTAAAGATGAGTAG
- a CDS encoding metal ABC transporter permease, which translates to MSSSQIEIQLIASIVAIACAIPGTFLVLRKMAMISDAISHSILPGIVIGFFITQDLNSPLLIILAAFTGIITVVLVEYIQKTGLVKEDTAIGLVFPTLFSIGVILIAKNANDVHLDVDAVLLGELAFAPFDRMIIGGVDIGPKSLIIIGTILIITITLLFLFFKELKISTFDAGLAASLGFSPTVIHYGLMTVSSVTTVGAFDAVGAILVVALMIAPAATAYLLTTDLKRMLVLAIVFGVTGAISGYWLAHILDASIAGSITTMLGIIFFLVYLFAPSKGVIAVVYREKQQRIEVSLLTFLLHLKNHQEEEERHVNHLNEHINWQKVRSKTVLELAQKNNMILIDNGVVSLTEKGEEFTSLAIDYIITNEDAKIEYMKDDFFLFRG; encoded by the coding sequence ATGAGTAGCTCACAAATAGAAATTCAGCTTATCGCTAGTATTGTAGCCATCGCTTGTGCTATTCCAGGAACGTTTCTGGTACTCCGAAAAATGGCTATGATTAGTGATGCCATCAGTCACTCTATTCTTCCGGGTATTGTTATTGGTTTTTTTATCACGCAAGATTTAAATTCTCCATTACTTATTATTCTTGCTGCCTTTACTGGAATTATCACCGTTGTTTTAGTAGAATACATTCAAAAAACAGGCTTGGTAAAAGAGGATACCGCCATTGGCTTGGTGTTCCCTACCCTATTTAGTATTGGTGTCATCTTAATTGCTAAAAATGCAAATGATGTGCATCTAGATGTAGATGCCGTACTTTTGGGAGAACTTGCCTTTGCTCCTTTTGATCGTATGATTATTGGTGGCGTAGATATCGGTCCTAAATCGCTGATCATAATTGGCACAATTCTCATTATTACCATCACTCTACTATTTTTATTCTTTAAAGAACTTAAAATCAGCACTTTTGACGCTGGATTAGCTGCATCATTGGGATTCTCTCCTACGGTAATCCATTATGGATTAATGACGGTTTCGTCAGTGACTACAGTAGGTGCGTTTGATGCTGTTGGCGCTATTCTAGTGGTTGCTTTAATGATTGCTCCCGCTGCTACCGCCTATTTATTAACGACAGACTTAAAGCGTATGTTGGTGCTGGCCATTGTTTTTGGGGTTACTGGAGCTATTTCTGGATATTGGTTAGCGCATATCCTAGACGCTTCTATTGCGGGTTCTATAACTACCATGTTAGGTATTATCTTCTTTTTAGTATATCTATTCGCTCCTAGTAAAGGGGTTATTGCAGTAGTCTATCGCGAGAAACAGCAACGTATAGAAGTTTCGTTGCTTACCTTTTTATTGCATTTGAAAAATCACCAAGAGGAAGAAGAGCGCCATGTTAATCACCTCAACGAACACATCAACTGGCAGAAAGTCCGCAGTAAAACCGTATTGGAACTCGCCCAAAAAAATAATATGATTCTTATTGATAATGGGGTGGTTTCCTTAACGGAAAAAGGAGAAGAATTCACCTCTTTAGCTATTGATTATATTATTACGAATGAGGATGCTAAAATTGAGTATATGAAGGATGATTTCTTTCTGTTTAGGGGGTAA
- a CDS encoding LytTR family DNA-binding domain-containing protein: MDVITCIIVDDEPMALNLVESYVSKTSFLQLKKKCSSALEALDYLNEESVDLIFLDIQMPDLTGLEFSKMLPKNTRFILTTAFDQYALEGFKVEALDYLLKPFDYAEFLTAAHKAKVWFNLSKKQTVPVPVVPELKEQPEKEFLFVKSEYKQLRIKLADVLYFEGLKDYIKIWVKDNPKAILTLMSLKSLQEELPEQSFMRVHRSFIVSLKNIEVIERSQILINNQRITVSEQYKSKFLDYINSNSLNL; encoded by the coding sequence ATGGATGTAATTACCTGTATTATAGTAGATGATGAGCCTATGGCACTAAATTTAGTGGAGTCGTATGTTTCAAAAACATCATTCCTGCAACTTAAAAAGAAATGCAGCAGTGCCTTAGAAGCCTTAGACTACTTAAATGAAGAGTCGGTAGATTTAATTTTTCTAGACATTCAAATGCCAGATTTAACCGGCTTAGAATTTTCTAAAATGCTTCCTAAAAATACCCGATTTATTCTTACTACGGCATTTGATCAATATGCCTTAGAAGGGTTTAAGGTAGAAGCTTTAGATTACTTGTTGAAGCCTTTTGATTATGCTGAGTTTCTTACTGCGGCACATAAAGCGAAAGTCTGGTTTAATTTATCAAAGAAGCAAACGGTACCGGTTCCAGTGGTGCCAGAATTAAAAGAACAGCCAGAAAAAGAATTTCTTTTTGTAAAATCTGAGTACAAACAATTGCGGATTAAATTAGCCGATGTATTGTATTTTGAGGGCTTAAAAGATTACATCAAAATTTGGGTTAAAGACAATCCTAAGGCTATTTTAACCCTGATGAGTTTAAAGTCGCTTCAAGAAGAACTACCTGAACAAAGTTTTATGCGGGTACACCGGTCTTTTATTGTCTCGTTAAAGAATATTGAAGTAATAGAGCGAAGTCAGATCCTCATAAACAACCAGCGTATTACCGTTTCGGAGCAATATAAAAGTAAATTTTTAGACTATATAAATTCTAATTCCCTAAATCTATAA